The following are encoded in a window of Bremerella alba genomic DNA:
- the ispF gene encoding 2-C-methyl-D-erythritol 2,4-cyclodiphosphate synthase, whose translation MIRIGLGHDTHRLADGGPLILGGLEIPHDKHLVGHSDADALMHAITDALLGAVNLPDIGQLFPNSDEENRDRASSEFLQLAYQKVLDEGWTLINLDCVIHTQRPKLSDLKSLMQIRIAEILHVSPEEIGIKAKTGESVGSIGREEAIEVQCVCLLRRA comes from the coding sequence ATGATACGTATCGGGCTCGGACACGACACCCATCGTCTAGCGGACGGTGGTCCGCTCATTCTTGGTGGCCTCGAGATTCCACACGACAAACACTTGGTCGGACACAGCGACGCCGATGCTTTGATGCACGCCATCACCGACGCGTTACTGGGTGCCGTCAATCTTCCTGATATTGGGCAGCTTTTTCCCAATTCGGACGAAGAAAACCGGGATCGCGCGTCCAGCGAATTTCTGCAACTAGCCTATCAAAAAGTGCTCGACGAAGGCTGGACCCTCATCAATCTCGATTGCGTCATTCATACGCAACGCCCGAAACTGTCTGATCTGAAATCGCTGATGCAGATCCGCATTGCCGAGATCTTACATGTTTCGCCCGAGGAAATCGGTATCAAAGCGAAGACCGGCGAGAGCGTTGGCAGCATCGGTCGCGAGGAAGCGATTGAAGTTCAATGCGTTTGCCTGTTGCGAAGAGCCTAA
- a CDS encoding ABC transporter ATP-binding protein, whose protein sequence is MAPIIQLEKLTKTYEVYQKQEGLLSSIRGLFHRQYKTVEAVKGIDLTVDQGEFVAFLGPNGAGKTTTLKLLSGVINPTSGSATVMGHVPWHRDNAYRRRFALVMGQKNQLWWDLPAQDSFRLHQKIYRIDADQFQRTQDELVDLLGVRELLSQPVRALSLGERMKMELIAALLHSPDVLFLDEPTIGLDVVAQHNIQQFLKHYQQERKITVLLTSHYMKDIAALCQRVVVIAHGVIIYDGSLSGIIDRFGGYKILTLTFSEDAASGNLSRFGDVISEDFPKVKLRVDRSKVGEVLASILSQYDLADVGVEDPPLEEVIADVFSLAHAGDTSANEKKMAEAST, encoded by the coding sequence ATGGCACCGATCATCCAACTAGAAAAGCTGACCAAGACCTACGAGGTCTATCAGAAGCAAGAGGGCCTGCTTTCGTCGATACGCGGGCTGTTTCATCGACAATACAAGACTGTCGAGGCGGTCAAAGGTATCGATCTGACCGTCGATCAGGGGGAATTTGTCGCCTTTCTTGGCCCCAATGGGGCGGGGAAAACGACGACCCTCAAGCTTCTTTCCGGCGTAATCAATCCGACATCTGGCTCGGCCACTGTCATGGGGCATGTCCCCTGGCATCGCGATAATGCCTATCGTCGCCGTTTTGCCTTGGTGATGGGGCAGAAAAACCAGCTTTGGTGGGATCTACCTGCCCAGGATAGCTTTCGGCTGCATCAAAAAATTTATCGGATTGATGCCGATCAATTTCAACGAACGCAGGACGAGTTGGTCGACTTGTTGGGGGTAAGAGAACTCCTTTCGCAGCCGGTCCGGGCACTTTCCCTGGGCGAGCGCATGAAAATGGAGTTGATTGCCGCCCTGCTCCACTCTCCGGATGTGCTGTTTCTGGACGAACCCACGATCGGTCTGGACGTGGTCGCCCAGCACAACATTCAACAATTCCTCAAGCATTATCAGCAGGAACGTAAGATCACCGTCCTTCTGACCAGCCATTACATGAAGGACATTGCCGCGCTTTGCCAGCGGGTGGTGGTCATCGCCCACGGGGTGATTATCTACGATGGCTCGCTCAGCGGCATTATCGATCGTTTCGGAGGTTACAAAATCCTCACGTTGACCTTTAGCGAAGATGCCGCGTCAGGCAATCTTTCACGCTTCGGCGATGTTATCTCAGAGGACTTTCCCAAGGTCAAACTGCGGGTCGATCGTTCAAAGGTAGGCGAAGTGCTCGCCTCGATCCTCAGTCAGTACGACCTGGCCGATGTCGGTGTCGAGGATCCGCCGCTGGAAGAAGTCATCGCGGATGTCTTTTCGCTGGCACACGCTGGTGACACGTCAGCTAACGAAAAGAAGATGGCCGAAGCGTCGACTTAA
- the ruvC gene encoding crossover junction endodeoxyribonuclease RuvC, which translates to MRRRILGIDPGLNITGYGVIDVAPSGISIVEAGVVRGKTRGEVPARVREIHEGITDVITSLKPTVMAMEDLYSHYERPKTAIIMGHARGVLCLAAAQNELTFHSYAATQIKKILTGNGRAPKSQMQESIRRELGLTAAPEPADVADALAVALCHYYLSKIATTL; encoded by the coding sequence ATGCGGCGACGTATCCTCGGTATCGATCCTGGTCTCAACATCACCGGCTATGGTGTCATCGATGTTGCTCCGTCGGGTATTTCGATTGTGGAAGCTGGCGTCGTACGAGGAAAAACGCGAGGGGAAGTGCCCGCGAGGGTTCGTGAGATTCATGAAGGAATTACCGACGTTATCACCTCGCTCAAACCAACCGTGATGGCAATGGAAGATTTATACTCTCACTACGAACGCCCCAAAACGGCGATCATCATGGGGCATGCCCGCGGCGTTTTATGCTTGGCGGCAGCCCAAAACGAGTTGACCTTCCACAGTTACGCAGCGACCCAAATCAAAAAGATTTTGACCGGAAATGGCCGAGCCCCCAAGAGCCAAATGCAGGAATCGATTCGCCGCGAGCTCGGGCTTACGGCCGCGCCGGAACCTGCCGACGTGGCCGATGCGTTGGCCGTGGCTCTGTGCCATTACTACCTCAGCAAAATCGCAACGACCCTCTAA
- the cysS gene encoding cysteine--tRNA ligase, protein MSNLRVYNTLSRTKEEFKTVEPGKVGIYLCGPTVYAEAHIGHMVGPVIFDTVKRYLAHSGYDVRLVVNITDVDDKLINKANERKMTMLEVAEENIKDYLDNLAALNVTTIDDMPRATSSMDDIIQFIQDLVEKGFAYDVNGDVFFEVSKDTEYGKLTNRSVDAMQGEGGGAAASKRSPGDFALWKKAKSGEPSWDSPWGKGRPGWHIECSAMSKSLFGETFDIHGGGLDLTFPHHENEIAQSECCHGKPMVNYWMHNGLLRSDPSAGKIGGKSEREKDAGESEAGGKMSRSGGAGGLHSLIERQGGERIRFFLLRTHYRSTILFSEPAIEEAGIGLDTFYRLFERYERITGKSFYDIDPATTRKQGEIEAGSDELLTLLKKHRDAYLEKMDDDFNTGGGVSELFEIVRSVNKFVDKHKLEETQGADTSSLDQAMATIRELSAILGLFTDKPEADSSEDAGLVDHLMSLVIEIRANSRKKKDFETSDLIRDRLTECGITLEDRKDGTLWRKG, encoded by the coding sequence ATGAGTAATCTCCGGGTCTACAATACGCTGAGCCGTACCAAGGAAGAATTCAAGACCGTCGAACCTGGCAAGGTCGGCATCTATTTGTGTGGACCAACCGTCTATGCCGAAGCCCATATTGGTCATATGGTCGGCCCGGTTATCTTTGACACGGTCAAACGCTACCTCGCGCACAGTGGCTATGACGTTCGCTTGGTGGTAAACATCACCGATGTCGACGACAAACTGATCAACAAGGCCAACGAGCGCAAGATGACCATGCTCGAAGTCGCCGAAGAGAACATTAAAGATTACCTCGACAACCTTGCGGCGCTCAATGTCACCACCATCGATGACATGCCCCGGGCCACTTCTTCGATGGATGACATCATTCAGTTCATCCAGGACTTAGTCGAAAAGGGCTTCGCGTACGACGTCAACGGCGACGTCTTTTTCGAGGTCAGCAAAGACACCGAGTACGGTAAGCTCACCAACCGCAGCGTCGATGCGATGCAAGGGGAGGGGGGCGGTGCGGCCGCCAGCAAACGATCCCCAGGCGACTTCGCATTGTGGAAAAAAGCTAAGTCGGGCGAACCTTCCTGGGATAGCCCGTGGGGTAAAGGTCGCCCTGGCTGGCATATCGAATGCTCGGCGATGAGCAAGAGCCTGTTTGGCGAAACGTTCGATATCCACGGGGGTGGCTTGGACCTGACGTTCCCCCATCACGAAAACGAAATCGCCCAAAGCGAATGCTGCCACGGCAAGCCGATGGTCAACTACTGGATGCACAACGGGCTGCTGCGAAGCGACCCCAGCGCCGGCAAAATCGGTGGCAAGTCCGAACGTGAAAAAGACGCAGGCGAAAGTGAAGCCGGTGGCAAGATGAGCCGCAGCGGCGGGGCCGGCGGCCTACACTCGCTGATCGAACGCCAAGGGGGCGAACGTATTCGCTTCTTCCTACTGCGGACGCACTACCGCAGCACGATCTTGTTCAGCGAACCGGCCATCGAAGAAGCGGGCATCGGGCTCGATACGTTCTACCGATTATTCGAACGCTACGAGCGTATCACCGGCAAGAGTTTCTACGACATCGACCCAGCCACGACCCGCAAGCAAGGCGAGATCGAAGCGGGCAGTGACGAACTGTTGACGCTGCTCAAAAAGCATCGCGACGCCTACCTCGAAAAAATGGATGACGACTTCAACACCGGTGGCGGTGTGAGCGAGTTGTTCGAGATCGTCCGCAGCGTGAACAAGTTTGTCGACAAGCACAAGCTAGAAGAAACCCAGGGCGCCGATACCAGTTCGCTTGATCAAGCAATGGCGACCATTCGCGAATTGTCAGCCATCCTGGGCCTATTCACGGATAAGCCGGAAGCGGATTCCAGCGAAGACGCCGGTCTTGTCGATCACCTGATGAGCCTGGTCATCGAGATCCGCGCCAACTCGCGAAAGAAGAAAGACTTTGAGACAAGCGACCTCATTCGCGATCGCCTGACCGAGTGCGGCATCACACTGGAAGACCGTAAAGACGGCACGCTCTGGCGCAAAGGTTAA